The Theropithecus gelada isolate Dixy chromosome X, Tgel_1.0, whole genome shotgun sequence genome includes a window with the following:
- the PRRG1 gene encoding transmembrane gamma-carboxyglutamic acid protein 1 isoform X1 gives MGRVFLTGEKANSVLKRYPRANGFFEEIRQGNIERECKEEFCTFEEAREAFENNEKTKEFWSTYTKAQQGESNRGSDWFQFYLTFPLIFGLFIILLVIFLIWRCFLRNKTRRQTVTEGHIPFPQHLNIITPPPPPDEVFDSSGLSPGFLGYVVGRSDSVSTRLSNCDPPPTYEEATGQVNLQRSETEPHLDPPPEYEDIVNSNSASAIPMVPVVTTIK, from the exons ttttcctcACGGGAGAAAAAGCCAATTCCGTATTAAAACGCTACCCAAGAGCTAATgggttttttgaagaaataagacAGGGCAACATTGAACGTGAGTGCAAAGAAGAATTCTGTACATTTGAAGAAGCAAGagaagcttttgaaaataatgaaaaaact AAGGAGTTTTGGAGCACCTACACAAAAGCGCAACAAGGGGAGAGTAACCGAGGAAGTGACTGGTTTCAATTTTACCTTACCTTTCCATTAATCTTTGGCCTCTTCATTATCCTCCTTGTCATTTTCCTAATCTGGAGATGCTTCCTAAGAAACAAAACTCGTAGACAGACAGTGACTGAAGGCCACATTCCTTTCCCTCAGCACCTTAATATTATCACCCCACCCCCCCCACCAGATGAAGTGTTTGACAGCAGTGGATTGTCTCCAGGCTTTCTGGGATACGTAGTTGGGCGCTCAGATTCCGTCTCTACTCGCCTGTCCAATTGTGATCCCCCACCAACCTATGAGGAAGCCACTGGCCAGGTGAACCTGCAGAGGAGTGAAACAGAACCTCATTTAGACCCACCCCCGGAGTATGAGGACATAGTCAACTCCAACTCAGCCAGTGCCATTCCTATGGTGCCTGTGGTCACCACCATCAAATGA
- the LOC112615372 gene encoding putative ferritin heavy polypeptide-like 19: protein MECAFHLEKSVNQSLLELHQLTMGKGDPQLCDFLESHFLNQQVKAIRELGDYLSNLCKTWAPEAGLAEYLFHKLTLGGSEEDT from the coding sequence ATGGAGTGCGCCTTCCACTTGGAGAAGAGTGTCAACCAGAGCCTCCTGgagctgcaccagctgaccatgGGGAAAGGTGACCCCCAGCTGTGTGACTTCCTGGAGAGCCACTTCCTGAACCAGCAGGTCAAGGCCATCAGAGAGCTGGGTGATTACCTGAGCAACCTGTGCAAGACGTGGGCCCCAGAAGCAGGCCTGGCAGAGTACCTGTTTCACAAGCTCACTCTGGGCGGCAGCGAGGAAGACACCTGA
- the PRRG1 gene encoding transmembrane gamma-carboxyglutamic acid protein 1 isoform X2 translates to MGRVFLTGEKANSVLKRYPRANGFFEEIRQGNIERECKEEFCTFEEAREAFENNEKTGLVLLPRLECSCENGSLQPQLSVLK, encoded by the exons ttttcctcACGGGAGAAAAAGCCAATTCCGTATTAAAACGCTACCCAAGAGCTAATgggttttttgaagaaataagacAGGGCAACATTGAACGTGAGTGCAAAGAAGAATTCTGTACATTTGAAGAAGCAAGagaagcttttgaaaataatgaaaaaact ggtcttgttctgttgccaaggctggagtgcagctgtgaaaatggctcattgcagcctcaactttctgtgctcaagtga